ATTCTCGAACCACTCACTCCCAGCAAAATTAAGCAACTTTCTCAATGCGAAATGTCAGCCTTGTATTGTGCGGTGCTGACTTCGATAGCTGGTAGCGTGTTAAACACGTCCAGTTCACAGAAATCTCTGGCAAGTACTGGGTCTGGTGTATGCGAATGTGAGGAGTCTGGTGACGACGATCCGGCAAGAAATATTGTCGACAAAGCACTGGAAATATTCAACACAGTCGGGGACAAATTCCGCACGACCCGCGAACACATTTACCAGAATCATTTGTGTGTTGGTGCCTGGTTACTGGTGTCCGGCATACAGGGAGCAATGGGAGCGTCGGGAAGTAATGTGAGACTGACACAAACGTCATCGGACGAGATTCCAAATGCGAAGGGTAAAAGCCCGTCACGTTCAACCCCTGATCCAACAACAGCATCAACAACTGGACGTGTGAATCTCATCAAAGTACAACAAGGATTTGGTGTATTAAATGCCGCAATAGCCAATCATACATTGCTATTGTTGACGGAATTAATTGGCGATTTGGTGGATGTTGAGCCTCGATCGGATGAGGAAGCCAAAACAACCGATCCGGCAGACTTCGATATaatgggaaaattttcatctttgCAACGTGTCATCCGTGTGCTCAACACAGCGACCATGCAGCAGTTGTTAACTTTTTTGGCCACTGTTTCGTACCGAAAGGCATGTCAAATGAAGCGTGTGAACATAAAGAGCGATGGAGGTGATCCCGTTAGCTACAGCGATTCAACAACGTACTACAATGACACTATTTGTTCGTCGGAAGACTCTGAGTCGGACGAAGAAGACAGCTACTTGGGAATCTGGTTCAAAGAAACATTGTCACCCGAATCGAAGGAAACCCACGTTGAGTCATCGACACAGGAAAAATCATCGGAAGGACAGCGCGGAAGTGCAATGGTTTCGGCTAAAGATGAACCGCACGAGTATTTGGAGTTGTCGGCCGAgatcttttcatttttggaCACTTCACTAGGCAGCAACCACAAATTCCTTCACAAGTACGTAAAGTCAGGTCTGAGTGAACAACAGATGGTTTTACTGGCCAATATCCTCAAAGATTTGGACCGAGATGCTGCTCGTGGTGAACAGGATATGTTTGATACTCAGTGGCAACGAGCTATGAATAAATTTGCCGGATCGCTGGGTCGATATTTGCACAATCTACTGTCCGGGGGACAGGTCAGTGAATCATTGCAATCGTCATTGCTACTTCATCTGGGTGTGTCACCGTGGACCCAGGATTCAATCATCTGGCCACTACAGGTTTATTCTCGAACACTGTCCGTGTTGGTGCAAATATTACTGTTGAAGCCGTCACAGGAAAAAGAGGCAGCTTGTCTATCGGTATGGCATCGCTTGGTGAATACTTTGGTAGAAGGAGTTTGTTCAACGCAGACTGATGCCGAGTACGGAGATTTAAATGTTGAACACGCCCAGTTACTGCTGTTCTTGTTCCATTCATTGAATCTAATGCAAAAGAAATCCGTTCTACTATTGACTGCTGGTGGTGTCATTCGTTGTGCCGAAGTCTGTCGTGGAGTTACACCGGAAAAACCACTAAAAGATCATCAAATCATTCTACTATCCAGGCTGCTGCTCTTCCTGGAGTACCTAATGAAACATTTGTACAATTCGCCGACAGTTTTGCTGGAACAAGTTCGCTGGAACTTGTTCAGTGTCATCACATTGGATCAATCGCAAAAAGTGTCCGATGCCGTGAGCAACAAGATCAAAATGATGTCGTTCTGCCGCAGAGAACTGGAAGAAAAGTATCGAAAACATTCGACCGATTATGGATCCGGCGTTCGgccgaaattttattcgcTCACCGTTGTCGACACAAAAATCCAACAAGAATTCAAGTTGGACGGTTTGGCGTGGAATTTCATCTTGTGCACACCCGACAAATTGAAATATCCTCTGTTAGTCGATGCACTCATTGACATCTTGGGCATAACGGATATCTGTATGGCGAAGGTGTCGTTTCAAACATTGTGCGCGGTGAATTATTGCTTTGGATTGTGCTGGAAGTTGCTGCTAGGACTACCACCGTCAACAGCACACGTGGAAGCATTGATGCAGGATAAAACACCGAATCTACATTTGCTTGCTTGGGGTGTACGGTGTCTACAGGCCGTGCCATCATCAAGTTACTTGATTGTCAACAGTTTGGTGAAACAGGTAATGTTTCGTAGCACGAAACCTTCTGACTTTTCGTAGCTAACcaaataaattcattctttTCCAGGGAATGTTTACGCAATTCGCTGAAGGCCTGTGGAATAAAATTACCGAGCACGTTTCCGACATCAAGTACAGCCTGAAGCAAACCATTCTAGGATTGGAATCGTTCAATAAGACATTTTGGATACGTAAGTTAACTCGTGCCACAATCTGTGAGTCTGTGACCGTTCCTCACACTCACCTCAATTTACAGAAAATCCCCGATTGTCCAAAATCATCATGTTGGACGCACTGGTGTCTCACTTGTATGTTATTTATTGGAGTGAAAAAGAAGGCGTAAAACCAGCTGTTACAAGCGGTACAGTAACACCGACGAAAAATAATGCCGCATCGTCGCCGTCCGAATTTATTCCACCGTCGCCGGAATCATCATCCTCCGCGACTGAGGCATCGAAAGTGTCGGGAACAGATGATACAAAAACCATACCAATCACAACAAACGATGAGTTAGTCAAGGAATTGATGACCAAAGCTTTGAATGCATTGGAAACCATCAAAGAATGTGTATTGTAAGTCACTGGTGCAGCACAGCGAGTCTTTTCGCAACAATGTTAACgaatccgattttttttaaattccagCAAATTGAACTTGTCAAGTCTGCACGGAACTATTCCGATCGTACTACTGGAATCGCTGATTTCAATTGCTGGACACAAGAACACTTTCTGCTCGGATATTGCACTGCAATTTCCGCTACTATTGTCTGGCCAAGACAAGGACATCATCCTGACCGAATGGAACAAAAACCTGCTCGTCATCAGTGAAGACAATCTAACACCAGTCATACGTCCAGTTGAATATCACACATTGGCCGTCATTGATGCACATCTCAACGAAGTGTACAAATGTCCAACATATTCGATCGTATTGTCGATGAAACATACTATGAAATCGATCATGAATTTGGTGTATTATCTACTGCCAGCATGCAAGGATGTCATTCCGCTGGAAGATCGTTTGAAATCACTGTTGGTCACTCTGTTGTTTGACGTTCGCACTGAGTTCTTGTACGACATATCGAATAAATGTTTGGAGCTGCTGATCGGCAAAGATTCCACATCGAATGCCTACGTCTTTCCGATTTATTTGAACATCCTGAAGCACACCTACAAGCTGCTGATCGATTTTGCTGATATTTCCAGCCAAGGCCGAAATGTTGGCCTCAACGAATCAGTTTTGCACAACGTCCTGAAATGCTGGGAACAAATGTTGGAGAAACCGGTTGGCTTGAAGGCGATGCACGAATTTTTCTCGGTCACAAAACAGGGAAATTTGGTCCAGGTGTTGCTCAGTTTTGCCAACACATCACTGTCTCAACTGTTTTCCACCAAAGTCTTACAGTTCTTCGAAAAACTGTTCCAATCGTCCGAGAAGGCAGACTCCACATTCAAATTGGACGAGCTGTGTGCATGTGTATCCGAATTGGGTCAAGTCGAAAACGCCAAATTGAAAACTTGGTTGAGTCACATCCTATTGGGCCCAGTCAATGCGAATGTTGCGTCCAGTGCTACATCAAGTAACGTTCAAACACCGACCAATATGGCAACAGTGTCCGCTATTCCAAGCATATCCGATCAAATGGTTCAACCATCTGAACTAGCATTGGATCCAAATGTAATGGACATTGATTATGACTGTTCGGGAGCTGCAGCTGCAGGACCGTCAAGCGCGTGGCACGCGAGTATTACAACTAATCGTTCTGGTTCCGTTACTCCGAACGAAGAATGCTTGGAGAAAAATGGTCGATTGTTACAGACGCTGACCAAGTACATTGTGACAGAGAATCGCATATCACCAAATGTATCGGCGTCACTATTTCAAGCACTTGTCCAATTGGGACAGAATCTACTGTGTCCCACTCAAGATGCGATTGAATTCAATGATATACTGCAAGTCATGGTTACACTAGCTGACGCTGGTCATGGTAAAGGACATTCGTCACTGTTCTCAGCTGCGATTGACTGGTTGGACGTGTCCAAAAATCATGTGATGGAGAAGTCCCAAACCGAGAAACCCACCAAAATTAACGTGACATTCCAAAACGTCTCGTCATTGTTGCGTTACATGGCCGATTTGTTGCAAGGGCTTGGATTTCCCGCTAACAATCGATCAACTAATCCACCCTGGGAAGATGAACAACCACCCGATTTTGAAGATTGCTTTGATGATGTGACTGGCGAAGATGAGGACAGCTCGTTGGAAGATTCGGACGAGGACAGTCTGGGTTCGAAATTGTGCACGTATTCCCTAACCGAGAAGGAGTACATGATTCAGCATTGGTACAATTGTCACACATGCAAAATGGTCGACAGTGTTGGCGTGTGTTCGATTTGTGCACGAGTCTGTCACAAAAACCACGATCTCAGTTATGCAAAGCACGGAAATTTCTTTTGCGATTGCGGAGCGAAGACAGACGGTTCTTGCCAAGCACTAACAAAACGGAACCACTCGCAACCGTCCGAGTCATCGATGAACGCTGGATTCTCTGCAGATGCTCCCACAACGAGCTCAATTCGACGACGGGCTACTATCAGCCCATCTCGCAATTCCCATGCACAACGTGATCATGCGAATAATATGGAACGAGCTCTGCAAATAGCCAAATTGATAGAAGTATCAAAGGATGCACTCAAAAATCCCGAGCAATGGAAGTCCGTTCTGCGTTGCCTGTTGGACTTCTTTGAGTTCCTATTGCCATCGGTCAAGGAAAACTGTGCAAAATACTCAACTGTCGGATGCCATTTGAGAGCGAAAAATGCATTGGATCGACTTCACCAGCcagacaaaacattttcaattacgGATCAAATCATGTTACCGACATTGGGTTCGCAAGAGGGTGCCTTCGAAAATGTACGCTCGAACTTCGTTGGTGATCAAGCACAAATAATTCGTCAACTAATCGCATCAAATACCGTACGTCGCGTCGGTTTGTGCTGCTTATCGTCGCCGCACGGAAAACGTCAACATTTGGCGGTCTCACACGAGAAAGGAAAGGTGACGATTCTACAGCTGTCATCTCTGCTGAAACAGGCTGATGTAGCCAAGAAGAAGCTGACCCTTTCACGTTTGGCCTCGGCACCTATTTCGTGCACCATTATGTCTCTGGCATCGAATCCATCTAACGAAGAATTTTTGGCTGTTTGCGGCTTGAAGGAGTGCCATGTGTTGCTGTCGTTCTCGAGCACCGGAACTGTGACCGAACACATTGTTATTACGCCACAACTGGAAACTGGAAATTACATAAAACGAGCACTCTGGCTACCCGGCTCACAAACAATGCTGGCTATTATTACGTGTGACTACGTCAAGATCTATGAATTATCAGAAGACACATACAGTCCGCAATATTACTTTGTTGTGCCGAGTGGAAAGATACGCGACTGTACATTCGTCTATCAGTCGGGCACTTACTATCTCTTGCTTTTCGCATCTTCCGGCTATATATACACCCAACCGCTAGTCGACGAGAGTCTAGCCAAACACGGAGCTTTCTACGTCACCAACACTTTGGAAATCGATCATCCGTTGATTTTTGAAAGCAAAGGAGCATTAGGCGAAGGTGGCGCATCTATATACTACTCACATGTCTTGCAGATATTATTCTTCAGTTATTCCATCGGTAAGAATTTCATGGCACCATTAACCGATGTCAATAAGGGCGTAAAGAACGTTGTGCTGTTGCAAATGACTCCACAGTCGAagaattcatcaaaatcaacaagTCAGGCCCTGATGCAATGGAGTGAAGTGGCTGGTCATCCCGGATTGATATTCGCCATGCAAAATCAATCGAACAATCCGGTCATATTTATGCTGAAACCGGAAGGAATTTTGATGCAAGAGATTAAGTACAGCAGCGCCAAGGCTAAAATCATTGACATGGTAGCCATTCGTCACACGACGAGCGGTGTCGAACGTACAACATTGTTGTTATTGTGTGAAGATGGCAGTCTTCGAATATTTGCCGCTAATCCGAAAGTCACCAACTTTTGGCTGTCACCCGAAGTTCAACCGGTTGCCAATCAGTTATATCAAACGTTCCAACCGAAATCACTGCGTCGATCGAAGAAAATTGGCCAAAAGAATCAGCCTGGACACGGAAATGTTACATCATCCGGCCAGGCACAATTTCCGATTGACTTTTTCGAGCACTACACATTGCTGCACGATATCGACTACGGTGGTTGTGATTTGCTTCAAATTTATAACACTCAGCAGCTGAAGCATCGCATCGACACCACTGGACTTTACGTTGTTTCTACAAAGTCGACCGGCTTTGTTCTGGAAGTAATCAACAATGATCCTAAGATTGTTATGACCGGCTTTCGCATACTGATCGGTACCCAAGATCCTGTCCGTGCCCCGCCGACTGTTACAGTTTATGGTCGTGTTGTCAATACGTATACCACTCGACCGCGTTGGTTTGACATTCCCCTTACACACGAAGAAAGTCTACGCAGCGACAAGAAATTAAGTATTTTGTTCGGTCCGACTCAAGATCCGGACAAAGTGTGCATGTTGGACTGTATCAAGGTCTATGGCAAGAGCAAAGAGCTAATCGGATGGCCCGAAGAGTCTGATGATGCTGTAGCCAATTCCAATGCGAATAGCAGTCAACTAGCAGCAAATGCAGCAACGTGTGCTCTACAGTCCAGCGAATCCACCGTCCAGACTATTACACCGTTGGACAAGATGTTGACCATAATGTTGGAAGTACTCGATAGCGGTCTTGGCATTTTAGGAGCGTCCAAAAATGAAGATcttcaattgaagaaaaaatccattgaaatCGCTACGTATCTACTGCTGTACCCGTTGCCGAACGTTGTGCAAAATCAAGCGAAATGGGTGCTTGCAACTCTGCACAACAATCGCGCAGCCTACAATGCGTACAAAGATAAAGAAATTCTCAGTGAAGTGAATTCAGAACTGGAGAAATTGAAGGCGAGTCGTGACCTACGGAATATCGATCCGGAAGCATTCTTCAGATTGGTTGTGTTGACACGAAATATTGCAGTTGCTAGACCCCAAGCACTCACCAAAATTACAATGGACAACCAATTCGACATTGTTACATCATTCATGGTACTGTTGAAGGGACTGCACAGCATCACACCCAACTACGAACTACAGTCATCTATCGTCCGAGTGGGATTGTCACACACCGAATCGACAATCCAATGTTTAGTCGAGATAATTTATGCATTCGCTTTGTCCGATCAAAAACTGGTCGACCAAATGACATCGTTTTTGGTACAATTACTTTTGGATAAATCGAGCATTATCAGTCACAGTGCCAAACAGGCTATGATACGTCTATTGCGACCAGCACGAGTTAAGCGACGTAAAGTCTTAATCGGAACTCCGCCGGAATGTGCATCCCCTGCAAACAAGGAACAAGAACCGACTGAGGAAGGAGCCGTAGGTGGAGTGGCGAACAACGAACAAATGTTGAATGCTCAACAAATTGCTGCACTGGGATTGGAAGGTGCCGTTGGAACGTCGAATCCCCAAGATCTATCATCGGTGGAGGCAATGTTGGGAATGGGTGCTGGAGCCGTTGGTGGTTTTCCGCAAATGATGCACATGCAACAGGATGCAGATGACGAAGCAATTTTGGAAATTGCTATCGCACTCAGCTTACAAGAGCACGAAATACCTGTGCTTCAACAGAGTCTGGCCGATTTGCAGCGTGGCATTCGTTTTCCATCGTTAAACGATGTGGAAGCTCCGCCGGAATTTTTCAACACGTGAGTGGCGTTATTTTTGTACCGATATGTCCGACacaaatcacataaaattttccaatttcagttCAATGATGTCCACAGCTGGATCGGATGATGAAGGCTCGAATGCAGCAACAGAAGGATCCACCTTGCGTACGTCGCCCGCTGAACATGCCGGCAGTGTTGGTTCGGAAAGTGGAGGAAGTGGAGTCGACAGCATTGGAGGTGCTTCGGGCCGAAGCAGTAACTACGGCGATCAACTGAATCAATCACCACCTAGAATCGAATCGAAATTGCAGTCGTTAACAGTACAAGAGGTACAAGAAGAGCAGGAAACTTCTACGGAGATTGAGATTACTCATAAATTGCATACGTTAAGGTGAGTGACTTCTGGAATGCTTAATAAAAGGAGTAAAATCTAGGCAACGTTCATCCGGCAATGacgtcaaaatattttttgtttttacagaATCAACATTCTCCAAAAGATGGTC
This genomic stretch from Bradysia coprophila strain Holo2 chromosome II, BU_Bcop_v1, whole genome shotgun sequence harbors:
- the LOC119067377 gene encoding protein purity of essence, with the protein product MDWQSVIKPLAGSLSGTLTKTLNIAKAIIKGQNDILEHDESYDMFYGSLVCLAATSVSGQCNSVSQSNLPILTEASSILIRFIVSKLEKPLNADTKLFLPKFLPALKCLSEGQALSRDEDIATLTTILRNAKCPEHVKSTTSTNEKDSKCEIKASRSDLSSVILQQLTTPLGVSSAYVWTPLSEELADCSELFVRANTDLMEALGVGDIILRVCTGLPSLSKYYQRYEDTTVHGKPLFLPIQTTDATVVKNSMSQMSADMSILSLAVSLPILEPLTPSKIKQLSQCEMSALYCAVLTSIAGSVLNTSSSQKSLASTGSGVCECEESGDDDPARNIVDKALEIFNTVGDKFRTTREHIYQNHLCVGAWLLVSGIQGAMGASGSNVRLTQTSSDEIPNAKGKSPSRSTPDPTTASTTGRVNLIKVQQGFGVLNAAIANHTLLLLTELIGDLVDVEPRSDEEAKTTDPADFDIMGKFSSLQRVIRVLNTATMQQLLTFLATVSYRKACQMKRVNIKSDGGDPVSYSDSTTYYNDTICSSEDSESDEEDSYLGIWFKETLSPESKETHVESSTQEKSSEGQRGSAMVSAKDEPHEYLELSAEIFSFLDTSLGSNHKFLHKYVKSGLSEQQMVLLANILKDLDRDAARGEQDMFDTQWQRAMNKFAGSLGRYLHNLLSGGQVSESLQSSLLLHLGVSPWTQDSIIWPLQVYSRTLSVLVQILLLKPSQEKEAACLSVWHRLVNTLVEGVCSTQTDAEYGDLNVEHAQLLLFLFHSLNLMQKKSVLLLTAGGVIRCAEVCRGVTPEKPLKDHQIILLSRLLLFLEYLMKHLYNSPTVLLEQVRWNLFSVITLDQSQKVSDAVSNKIKMMSFCRRELEEKYRKHSTDYGSGVRPKFYSLTVVDTKIQQEFKLDGLAWNFILCTPDKLKYPLLVDALIDILGITDICMAKVSFQTLCAVNYCFGLCWKLLLGLPPSTAHVEALMQDKTPNLHLLAWGVRCLQAVPSSSYLIVNSLVKQGMFTQFAEGLWNKITEHVSDIKYSLKQTILGLESFNKTFWIQNPRLSKIIMLDALVSHLYVIYWSEKEGVKPAVTSGTVTPTKNNAASSPSEFIPPSPESSSSATEASKVSGTDDTKTIPITTNDELVKELMTKALNALETIKECVFKLNLSSLHGTIPIVLLESLISIAGHKNTFCSDIALQFPLLLSGQDKDIILTEWNKNLLVISEDNLTPVIRPVEYHTLAVIDAHLNEVYKCPTYSIVLSMKHTMKSIMNLVYYLLPACKDVIPLEDRLKSLLVTLLFDVRTEFLYDISNKCLELLIGKDSTSNAYVFPIYLNILKHTYKLLIDFADISSQGRNVGLNESVLHNVLKCWEQMLEKPVGLKAMHEFFSVTKQGNLVQVLLSFANTSLSQLFSTKVLQFFEKLFQSSEKADSTFKLDELCACVSELGQVENAKLKTWLSHILLGPVNANVASSATSSNVQTPTNMATVSAIPSISDQMVQPSELALDPNVMDIDYDCSGAAAAGPSSAWHASITTNRSGSVTPNEECLEKNGRLLQTLTKYIVTENRISPNVSASLFQALVQLGQNLLCPTQDAIEFNDILQVMVTLADAGHGKGHSSLFSAAIDWLDVSKNHVMEKSQTEKPTKINVTFQNVSSLLRYMADLLQGLGFPANNRSTNPPWEDEQPPDFEDCFDDVTGEDEDSSLEDSDEDSLGSKLCTYSLTEKEYMIQHWYNCHTCKMVDSVGVCSICARVCHKNHDLSYAKHGNFFCDCGAKTDGSCQALTKRNHSQPSESSMNAGFSADAPTTSSIRRRATISPSRNSHAQRDHANNMERALQIAKLIEVSKDALKNPEQWKSVLRCLLDFFEFLLPSVKENCAKYSTVGCHLRAKNALDRLHQPDKTFSITDQIMLPTLGSQEGAFENVRSNFVGDQAQIIRQLIASNTVRRVGLCCLSSPHGKRQHLAVSHEKGKVTILQLSSLLKQADVAKKKLTLSRLASAPISCTIMSLASNPSNEEFLAVCGLKECHVLLSFSSTGTVTEHIVITPQLETGNYIKRALWLPGSQTMLAIITCDYVKIYELSEDTYSPQYYFVVPSGKIRDCTFVYQSGTYYLLLFASSGYIYTQPLVDESLAKHGAFYVTNTLEIDHPLIFESKGALGEGGASIYYSHVLQILFFSYSIGKNFMAPLTDVNKGVKNVVLLQMTPQSKNSSKSTSQALMQWSEVAGHPGLIFAMQNQSNNPVIFMLKPEGILMQEIKYSSAKAKIIDMVAIRHTTSGVERTTLLLLCEDGSLRIFAANPKVTNFWLSPEVQPVANQLYQTFQPKSLRRSKKIGQKNQPGHGNVTSSGQAQFPIDFFEHYTLLHDIDYGGCDLLQIYNTQQLKHRIDTTGLYVVSTKSTGFVLEVINNDPKIVMTGFRILIGTQDPVRAPPTVTVYGRVVNTYTTRPRWFDIPLTHEESLRSDKKLSILFGPTQDPDKVCMLDCIKVYGKSKELIGWPEESDDAVANSNANSSQLAANAATCALQSSESTVQTITPLDKMLTIMLEVLDSGLGILGASKNEDLQLKKKSIEIATYLLLYPLPNVVQNQAKWVLATLHNNRAAYNAYKDKEILSEVNSELEKLKASRDLRNIDPEAFFRLVVLTRNIAVARPQALTKITMDNQFDIVTSFMVLLKGLHSITPNYELQSSIVRVGLSHTESTIQCLVEIIYAFALSDQKLVDQMTSFLVQLLLDKSSIISHSAKQAMIRLLRPARVKRRKVLIGTPPECASPANKEQEPTEEGAVGGVANNEQMLNAQQIAALGLEGAVGTSNPQDLSSVEAMLGMGAGAVGGFPQMMHMQQDADDEAILEIAIALSLQEHEIPVLQQSLADLQRGIRFPSLNDVEAPPEFFNTSMMSTAGSDDEGSNAATEGSTLRTSPAEHAGSVGSESGGSGVDSIGGASGRSSNYGDQLNQSPPRIESKLQSLTVQEVQEEQETSTEIEITHKLHTLRINILQKMVEQIKSLNSIDGHQSIPFMQVILMLTADLDGSQETDQNVLSKLLSALIDRLEISPSAEPNQMASRSAKTEVQLVILRLVHVLMAKIKSSKSSSHSTNTAAVSQQTRDNSTFVGTATANALLECGAIPYCLSILKAFLPYWRNVSNNDKTAVSGTSIITTSAGPTTNNTLKVHVHGPDRDLTPFFGGPNDKNDKNADVFEQYSASITEIAVRLPYQILKLTTNSPASFEWYTNIYEYMSHTLCEYMMVVTSQILRRIIRKLLLYVCGSKDKYRQSRDIHSLDTHIKMIKHNDTTMATQLTTVQNNPVLNYDALVELMEHLKGCLDVASVRTGNWQRFCVQHNDVLPSLIRIGTNQLAEGVAPVILQLLQGAICNLHEKDTKNAAAVKMRQDRDKSEDAELFPDSKFDQNMCSVLVANIFAQVTPATLTKFIKIYLLETNTLSVRWQAHGLIYAFYENSNLAQKERLLNSMWDLWPLLPAYGRRTAQFVDLLGYLTLTTKEISEKLPEYMGLAVSVLRQQNERISKHPNAPIYTALGQVLELEGYYLESEPCLVCNNPEVPMSNIKLSSVKQDSKFTTTTTIVKLTQSHIISKIILRIADAKRTKMVRTINIYYNNRTVQAVVELKNRPSMWHKARKVTLDYSQVEEKIEFPLPITACNLMIEYADFYETVTGSSENLQCPRCSAAVPANPGVCGNCGENVYQCHKCRAINYDEKDPFLCHSCGFCKYAKFDYNIYGRACCAVDPIESADDRAKTVLTIHNLLEKADRVYRSLQENKQILELLVQKVADQKLDRISDESILGNVVATSQVNKVIQLLAQKYCVESKNSFEELSKHIQKVQACRRELVSYDRSQMDLPASLENSNDSVVIHNRCYGCALASTEQCLTLLRAMASNVHCRIGLCQQGLVDELAQNNLRRGTIQIQEEVRHLLCLLTRDLPEATQSLCNLILTRVKLVLSGIAPFSNIDSSLRHEMSLLESMVAHDDSCWEQKLKVVLEIFLLACRDVRGPPVSVLQPCLKVLENLICPGAPKSKTNKDLTTEQLYTIKPVGGLTVDYRGWLTDDPIHSFDAWRARMPPIVKPSTTKPTVQDKPLNEDEEPVKGGADSALNRSKVPRMFIAVLEKKRQKFRTAYLTEKYGLKWRRKVLSKGVRHQPLKLTASWLQSILFNGNSRIARQLATALIPALINKDFERKREILDLLTGFLKYIGEAEEASDEFVILYRCLAKDTPWRQYLIVKKVLVLITDLLAVEIEKIHRLEDTTLSSDLAQGYALRQLVELLAMFIDNPKILQVYKSKLVGPVLQSYLSLRKLVVQRTRLVDDSQQKLLEMLEEMTTGTEDETRAFMSVLINTVRTTPMNDIKTPVFIFERLCSIIHPEENDVGEFFLTLEKDAQQEDFLQGRMLGNPYPSSEGGLGPLMRDVKNKICTDCELVALLEDDNGMELLVHNKIISLDLPVKEVYKKIWLAEGGERDTMRIVYRMRGLMGDATEEFVETLHNKSVVEVDNEQLYRMANVLADCGGLKVMLDRIVGLQSIMRSRSLLQVLLKLFLLAVKVRRCKEVLCQPELGAINTLLKVLQLCLQGENDSQQSAVTEQLLEIMETILSKAASDTLDSFLQFSLTFGGLEYVTALISCTNCTNVRNSPSVLRHLIRVLAALVYGNDLKMALLCEHFKDALNFQAFDSEYMVDTEFRMELFCVLTNQIEHNSIGGTLKDYIIGLGIVEKSIEYIRTHAPCVKPTLLRTDSDELKEFISRPSLKYILRFLTGLANKHEATQLAIAKEIIPIIHRLEQVSSDEHVGSLAENLMDSLCTDPTTAKCVQEVRDFTRAEKKRLAMVTREKQLDALGMRTNEKGQVTAKGSILQKIEKLREETGLTCFICREGYACQPSKVLGIYTFTKRTNIEEFEQKSRKTIGYTTVTHFNVVHIDCHMSAIRLARGRDEWESASLQNANTRCNGLLPLWGPDVLETAFASCMTRHNSNMQESTQRCEITFNSAIHDLKLLLLRFAQEKSFHDDAGGGGPQSNMHLVPYLLFYSLYILLSSRNYTREEKTLTTALTSTINERWLECAYEVEGPFYQITLSLALHTPDLWQKHRIAHLKRLIVAGHARSTSPAAVCKSVSDNKPKDYAVYKPFLMMWAMVDCIYSDLFKTVQTPKEEDWPISLFDYIRRNDEAMLKATDKILETFTEQFIPCADFTEFCDVAGLLNTIDDPMGFLNELIGSLPSASA